The Wansuia hejianensis genomic interval TTTTGTATTGTTTTTTTTAGCCAGCATGACTGCCTTTAAGGCCGCTTCCCTGGAGGGGCTTTCCGCCAGGGCAGTGCCGGAGATCAGAATCGCTTTTGCTTTTCTGATATAGTCTTCGTCAATATCCCCCGGTCCCAGCTGCAGGTCCGCCGCCTGATTCCGGTACATCAGGATATGGCTCTCTTCAGAAGAAAGCATCTCCGTAAAGGTAAGCCCCAGCTTTTCTCCGTTTGCGCAGCGGCTGATATGGGAAACATCGATCCCACATCCCTTAAAATGATCAATGACGAAATCTCCGAACTGGTCGTCAGAGACTTTGGCAAAAAAACCAGCTTTCATCCCGTGCCTTGCAAGCCCGCACGCAATATTGGCGGGGGAGCCCCCGACATATTTCTCAAAATAGTGAACGTCTTTCAGAGGTTTGAATTCTTCTTTTACCTCCTCTGAATACGCAGGGTTAAAATCGATTGCGATTCTGCCCAGCAGCACAAGGTCAAACTCCCTGCTTTCGTCAAATTCTATATATTTCATTATCTGTCAACCGTTCCTTCCCATGTGTCAACCTTCTTGTACTTGGATTCCTCACTGTACCAGTGCTTGGTCACTGTTTTCGCCCTAGTGAAGAAGCGCACTCCGTCCAGCCCCAGGACATGCTGGTCTCCGAAGAATGAATCCTTATTGCCGGAGAAGGGATAGTAAGCGGTTGGCACCGGAATTCCCACGTTAATACCAACCATCCCGCCGTCCGTCCTCAGTTCAAACTCACGGGCATAGTATCCGCTCTGCGTAAATATTACAGACCCATTTGCAAACGGATTGGCATTCATGATCTCCAGTCCCTCCTGAAAATCCTTTACACGTTTAATCAGCGTGACCGGCCCGAAAATCTCACAATTGCCGACGGACATCTCCGGCGTCACGCGGTCGAAAATGGTGGGGCCGACAAAATATCCGTTTTCATATCCGGAAACCACGCAGTTCCGCCCATCCAGGACCAGCTCAGCCCCTTCGTCCACTCCTGTCTGTATCCACCGGCAGACGCTTTCCTTATGCTTTGCGGAAACGACAGGACCCAGCTGTGTTGCCTCCTCATATGCGCAGCCCACCTTCAGCTTTTGGGCCTTATCCTTCAGCAATGCTACAAAGCGGTCCGCAATGCTCTCCTGCACCACTACCACCGGCAGCGCCATACAGCGCATGCCTGCACAGCCATAAGTGGAATTCACAATGGCGTTAGCCGCGCTTTCCAG includes:
- the iolC gene encoding 5-dehydro-2-deoxygluconokinase translates to MKYIEFDESREFDLVLLGRIAIDFNPAYSEEVKEEFKPLKDVHYFEKYVGGSPANIACGLARHGMKAGFFAKVSDDQFGDFVIDHFKGCGIDVSHISRCANGEKLGLTFTEMLSSEESHILMYRNQAADLQLGPGDIDEDYIRKAKAILISGTALAESPSREAALKAVMLAKKNNTKIIFDIDFRSYNWKNEDEISIYYSIAAKEADIIMGSREEFNRTERLIQPGMDDWNSAEHWINCGARLVVIKHGMQGSTAYTCDHQSFSVKPFPVQARKGFGGGDGYASGFLYGVFHGWEIQKCLEYGSAEASMLVRNNSCTERLPDIREVAAFIQEEKNLYGEMVAKG